Proteins encoded by one window of Juglans regia cultivar Chandler chromosome 15, Walnut 2.0, whole genome shotgun sequence:
- the LOC108979544 gene encoding probable LRR receptor-like serine/threonine-protein kinase At3g47570 — MAHASSSSFCIHYFVFICCFVSSITCVVGAGNETDRLALLDFKAKITHDPLGFLSSWNDSIHFCSWQGVTCGRKHHDRVTKLDVQSQNLGGSISPQVGNLSFLMELILSNNSFIHIIPPEVGRLRRLQILALGNNSISGQIPSNISGCTNLFYIRFFYNKLFGEIPAELSTLPKLRRLSLYNNNLTGSIPPSFGNLSSLEVLDVAYNNLRGSIPESFGQLTKLIFFSLGSNRFAGTVPPSIFNLSSIIVFDVGDNKLHGSLPWDMGITLPNLQHFHIFGNQFSGSIPISIANASYLYGLYIHSNKLTGKVPSVEMLYRLEAFSIHSNLFGHGGGNELGFLCSLTNATDLRILSTNNNNLGGVLPNCISNFSTTLSLLGLGENRISGSIPRGLGNLINLETLGIGKNTISGSIPSEISYLGKLRILDLYANNLSGNIPPSLGNLTLLINLYLGMNNLHGAIPPSLAKCQNLFELVLSRNKLSGAIPPQVMGLISFSLISVDLSANQFIGILPMEIGNSKNLERLDISENKLFGEIPASLGGCIKLEVLDMRKNYFQGSIPSSFESLRGIELLDLSNNNLSGEIPKFLERLNFLQQLDLSYNHFEGEVPTKGVFSNASATSVKGNGELCGGITEFQLPKCKFKKSLKGQKLSRTLKLIISLLAALLGIALVLLCLLFSLRKKRKENPSRNSENSLLNVSYQSLLKATNGFSSANLIGVGSFGSVYKGILDQDSRTIAVKVLNLLRHGASKSFIAECEALRNIRHRNLVKVLSACSSVDFQGHDFKALVYEFMVNGNLDEWLHPNPKTNDDQALERPQSLSLLQRLNIAIDVANALEYLHHHCDKPIVHCDLKPGNVLLDEEMTAHVGDFGLARFLIERTQDCSTDQSSSIGVRGTVGYAPPEYGMGNEVSTYGDVYSYGILLLEMFTGKRPTDDMFKDSFMLHEFVKAALPERPVDVIDPVLLWEKEDQHGETRTNETPNYIQSQITISSKIRECLSLILGIGVACSMEFPRERMNIKDVLKELHSIREKTSWN, encoded by the exons ATGGCGCatgcatcatcttcttctttctgcatACATTATTTTGTGTTCATCTGTTGCTTTGTCTCGTCGATCACCTGTGTGGTTGGCGCAGGGAATGAGACTGACAGGTTGGCCTTGCTGGACTTCAAGGCCAAGATAACTCATGACCCACTTGGTTTTCTGAGCTCCTGGAATGATAGCATCCATTTCTGCAGCTGGCAAGGTGTTACATGTGGTCGAAAACATCATGACAGGGTCACAAAATTGGACGTGCAATCCCAAAATCTGGGGGGCTCCATATCACCACAAGTAGGAAACTTGAGTTTTCTTATGGAACTAATCCTCTCAAACAACAGCTTCATTCATATAATCCCTCCAGAAGTTGGGCGTCTGCGCAGACTGCAAATCTTGGCATTAGGCAACAACAGCATCAGTGGCCAAATTCCAAGCAATATATCTGGTTGCACCAATCTCTTCTACatcagatttttttataataaactatttGGAGAAATCCCAGCAGAGCTTTCCACCTTGCCCAAGCTCCGACGATTGTCTCTTTACAATAATAACCTAACAGGAAGTATCCCTCCTTCTTTTGGAAACTTATCTTCTCTTGAAGTATTGGATGTTGCTTATAATAACTTGCGGGGGAGTATTCCGGAATCTTTTGGCCAGCTGACgaaacttatattttttagtttgggTTCAAATAGATTTGCCGGTACAGTTCCTCCATCAATCTTTAATCTCTCTTCTATCATAGTCTTTGATGTAGGAGACAACAAATTACATGGGAGTCTTCCTTGGGACATGGGCATCACCTTACCCAATCTCCaacattttcacatttttgGAAATCAGTTTTCTGGATCTATCCCTATTTCAATAGCTAACGCTTCGTATCTATATGGCCTGTATATACACTCCAATAAACTCACTGGAAAAGTTCCCTCTGTAGAAATGCTTTACAGACTTGAGGCGTTTTCCATTCACTCCAATCTCTTTGGACATGGTGGAGGAAATGAGTTGGGTTTTCTTTGCTCTCTCACTAATGCCACGGATCTCAGGATATTGtctacaaataataataaccttGGAGGTGTGTTGCCTAATTGCATTAGCAACTTCTCCACTACTCTTAGCTTACTGGGTCTAGGAGAAAATAGAATATCTGGAAGCATTCCAAGAGGGTTAGGAAATCTCATCAACTTGGAGACGCTGGGGATTGGCAAGAACACAATCTCAGGTAGTATTCCCTCTGAGATCAGCTATCTTGGGAAGTTAAGAATTTTGGATTTATATGCAAACAATCTCTCAGGGAACATTCCACCCTCTCTAGGAAACTTAACACTAttgataaatttgtatttagGAATGAATAATCTTCATGGTGCAATCCCTCCAAGCCTAGCTAAGTGccaaaatttgtttgaattggTTCTTTCTAGGAATAAGCTCAGTGGTGCTATCCCTCCACAAGTCATGGGTCTGATCTCATTCTCACTAATTTCTGTGGACTTGTCTGCAAACCAATTTATTGGTATCCTCCCCATGGAAATAGGAAACTCGAAAAATCTAGAAAGATTAGATATTtctgaaaataagttatttggTGAAATCCCAGCAAGTCTTGGCGGCTGTATAAAACTAGAAGTTCTTGACATGAGAAAAAACTACTTCCAAGGATCCATTCCTTCATCATTTGAGTCATTAAGAGGTATTGAACTTTTAGATCTTTCTAACAACAATTTGTCTGGAGAGATTCCAAAGTTTTTGGAACGTCTCAACTTCTTGCAGCAATTGGATCTATCTTACAACCATTTTGAGGGTGAGGTACCAACAAAAGGGGTTTTCAGTAATGCAAGTGCAACTTCAGTTAAGGGAAATGGTGAGCTCTGTGGTGGGATAACAGAGTTTCAGCTTCCTAAatgtaaattcaaaaaatcccTGAAGGGGCAGAAGCTGAGCCGTACCTTGAAGTTGATCATCTCTCTACTTGCTGCACTTCTTGGCATCGCTTTGGTTTTGTTATGTCTACTTTTTTCTctaagaaagaagagaaaagaaaacccttcaAGAAACTCAGAAAATTCTCTTCTGAATGTATCTTACCAAAGTCTCCTAAAAGCTACAAACGGGTTCTCCTCGGCTAATTTAATTGGTGTTGGTAGCTTTGGATCTGTGTATAAAGGAATTCTTGATCAGGATTCACGAACAATTGCTGTCAAGGTCCTCAACCTCTTGCGCCATGGAGCTTCTAAGAGTTTCATTGCTGAATGCGAAGCTTTAAGAAATATCAGACATCGGAATCTTGTAAAAGTACTTTCAGCTTGTTCAAGTGTTGACTTTCAAGGTCATGATTTCAAGGCTTTGGTGTATGAATTCATGGTAAATGGCAATCTAGACGAGTGGTTGCatccaaatccaaaaacaaatgaTGATCAGGCTCTAGAGAGACCACAGAGTTTGAGTCTTCTTCAAAGATTGAATATTGCCATTGATGTTGCTAATGCATTGGAATATCTTCACCATCATTGCGATAAACCGATTGTTCACTGCGATCTCAAGCCAGGAAATGTTCTTCTCGATGAAGAAATGACTGCACATGTTGGTGACTTCGGCTTGGCGAGATTTCTTATTGAGCGCACACAAGATTGTTCAACTGATCAATCAAGCTCCATTGGAGTAAGAGGAACAGTGGGTTATGCTCCTCCag AGTATGGTATGGGAAACGAGGTATCAACATATGGTGATGTATACAGTTATGGCATACTCTTGTTGGAGATGTTCACAGGAAAAAGGCCAACTGATGACATGTTCAAGGACAGCTTTATGCTACATGAATTTGTCAAAGCAGCTTTGCCTGAACGACCGGTTGATGTTATTGATCCTGTTCTTCTTTGGGAAAAAGAAGATCAGCATGGAGAGACAAGAACGAATGAGACTCCCAATTATATTCAGAGTCAAATTACAATTAGTTCCAAAATCAGAGAATGCTTGAGTTTGATACTTGGAATCGGAGTTGCTTGTTCCATGGAATTTCCAAGGGAAAGGATGAACATCAAGGATGTCTTGAAAGAGTTGCATTCGATTCGAGAAAAAACTTCTTGGAATTAG